The Blastocatellia bacterium DNA window GATGTGAAAGACAACGTCATTCGGTTGACCTTACTGCGGTCGCCCGCCTATCCCGATCCCCACGCCGACGAAGGATTCCACCGCTTCACCTACTCGGTCTATCCTCATGCGGGGGATTGGAAACGGGGTCAAACGGTTCTACGGGGTTACGAACTGAACAATCCCCTGATCGCCTTTCCCGAGCCTGATCATCCCGGAACGTTGCCCCCCGTGTTCTCTTTCCTTCGGGTGGATCCGGCCACCGTTGTCATGACGGCGCTTAAGAAGGCCGAAGACGGTGATGCCTTGATCCTCCGTTTTTACGAGTACGCCGGTCAGAAGACCAATGTGACACTGCATTTGCCGCAAACCGTCAGGGCGGCCGAGGAGGTCAACCTAATGGAAGAAGCGTCAGGCACGGTGCAGGTGGCGGGCAACAACGTCACCGTGGCGACCGGTCCCTACGAGATCAAGACGGTGAAGTTGATCTTCCGATGAAATCGCACGCTCAGAGCGTCTGGGAAGAAATGTCTGCCCTTGCGCGAGGAATCCGGAGGAGTCGCGCGTCGGAATGCATGAGTCGAAGAGAGCGAGAGCCCGATCCGTCATTCGGACCAGAGGGATCCCGGGAGAGGATTGGCGTTGAATTTACCCCACTCAATGACGCTGAACTGACCATTCGCGGGATTCTGGAGGAGTGACCATGACACAAACAATGCAGGCGATTGTTTTCCAGGGGGAAGGTCGCTGGCAGTTGGACGATGTACCGATGCCGGAGATCGTTGCTGACGACGACGTTCTTCTGAAAGTTGATCGCGTAAGCATCTGCGGAACAGATGTGCATATTCTTTCTGTACCACCGGGCCATCCGGCCACGCCGGGAAGCATTCTTGGCCATGAGTACGTTGCGACGGTCGTTGAGGTGGGCCGAGCGGTGCGCCACGTCGCGCCCGGAGATCGCGTGGTCGTTGATCCCAATCTGACCTGTGGGTTCTGCGACTATTGCCGTCGAGGAATGACAAACTTCTGTGAGAACATGACATCGCTTGGGATCTTCAGACATGGCGGGCTGGCCGAATTCAACGTCGCTCCGGCTCGGGCCCTGCACAAGATAAGTCCGTCCGTTGCGCCGGAGCGAGCAAGTCTGGCCGAGCCGCTGTCCTGCGTTTTTCCAGCCTTCGAGAAAGCCCAGTTCATTCCGGGAGAATCGGTGGTGATTCTCGGAGGCGGACCGATTGGACTCATGTTCCTTATGTTGTTTAAGACGGCTGGAGCAGCAACTGTGATCGTCACCGAACCCGCCGATTTTCGACGCCGCAAGGCAATCGAGCTAGGTGCCGATGCAGTCATTGATCCAACCAAGGAGGATGTGGGTGAGGCCGTGCGATCTGTGACGCCCCTTGGAGCCGACGTCGTGGTGGATGCAGTGGGAACACTTTTGCCCGAAGCCGTTGGGCTTGCCCGGCGCGGGGGACGTGTCGTGCTCTTCGGCATGAACCAACAGGCGGAGCGCCCGATCAACCAGTACTGGCTCACCCGTTATGAGATCTCCATCACGGGATCTTACATCCAGCGCACGGCCTTCCCCTTCGTCGTTCGTCTCCTGGAAGCGGGATTATTGCCCGTGGAGAAGCTCATCTCACATCGGCTCCGGCTGAGTGAGTTCGGCCTGGGACTCGAAGCCCTGCGTCGAGGGGAGGCGCTCAAAGTCTCGATTACGCCCTGAGGCGCATCCCTGGTGAATGCGGTCCTTTGCGAGAAAGAGAGTTGCCATAATGAATCGGG harbors:
- a CDS encoding alcohol dehydrogenase catalytic domain-containing protein, with amino-acid sequence MTQTMQAIVFQGEGRWQLDDVPMPEIVADDDVLLKVDRVSICGTDVHILSVPPGHPATPGSILGHEYVATVVEVGRAVRHVAPGDRVVVDPNLTCGFCDYCRRGMTNFCENMTSLGIFRHGGLAEFNVAPARALHKISPSVAPERASLAEPLSCVFPAFEKAQFIPGESVVILGGGPIGLMFLMLFKTAGAATVIVTEPADFRRRKAIELGADAVIDPTKEDVGEAVRSVTPLGADVVVDAVGTLLPEAVGLARRGGRVVLFGMNQQAERPINQYWLTRYEISITGSYIQRTAFPFVVRLLEAGLLPVEKLISHRLRLSEFGLGLEALRRGEALKVSITP